In the genome of Bryobacteraceae bacterium, one region contains:
- a CDS encoding carboxypeptidase-like regulatory domain-containing protein — protein sequence MTRLAGLFVFITAAAFAQSTTQSIQGIVMDTSGLVVSGARVTVTNIDTGIARSAETNETGNYTFPLVQVGNYQVRAEMQGFKTEEARNIRVETAAQVRVNFSLEVGAVTEVVEVAASGILLNTENATTGGVIENRRIVELPLNGRNMQNLAVLVPGVQFGARTGRADGSSGFPIPGQGFSVSANGQREIHQVVSLDGVDAKDPRIHITNFVPSIEAIEEFKIQTNAYSAEYGFGGGAQVSITMKSGTNQLRGTLFNFLRNDVFDAENYFLNFERPAGAERLKKNTLRQNQFGLVLSGPVYIPKLYDGRNKTFWAFNYEARRTRQGQVQTAVWPLDEFRNGDFSRIQAGYTANNTFVRPTVIWDPDTGVPLPNNTIPRSRLHPGALNVLDQFVPRAQFVQQDPLDFTARAAVSQPVNVNTYFARVDHNFSDTDRVFARLAWDRSDLTRANINPNLPVFVNSKVTNLATQWIHTFSPFMINELRVGFNISDDLTSNPRTDNTSFDQNALGVGQFLIPSDGNRRLTAREHGIPRFTGLPFTLQELTNGNGYDNMDTIQIGNHVSWFRGKHNLKMGAEVYRISMERGAANLEEGLLGFSGNTCGYALACFLMGRPSTTQTPEGLPLTYPRANRFGAYFNDDWKVTSRLTINFGLRFDYNGFPRDSQGLWRTLDIPGLGSEIGRGAGYTKPDGSVIPDVFPERVDESGAVKLARQRKVRFAMPRIGIAFRPTEKWVIRTGAGWFDNINHVNTWTIFNLMPPKAGSQVYLTSMTRGQTVQVNGADGNDYSVVTQRYAPGTNVLTLDDPFLTQTSGQRVVRPIDVLYLPPDYVDGDVWKWSFDIQRELPWSSAFTIGYAGSKGSHIGNSVANWNDPIQPAATFLQQNRPYPEFFDAANSQLGVQGVGRIRYIDSFGESFYHGLQMKFEKRATRGLTFGTAFTYAKAHGDGENGGQEGAQLTNPRDRRGSRGLFNFDQTKRLVTNFVYELPGQNITGPAKWVLGGWQANGIITFSSGFPFTIGQAASDLAFPNGSVRPDVIGNPELSNPTRKLWYNPQAYQRVTCRVPSRPDLCRIGTNGYNTLRGPGQKNLDFSMYKNFFIKEDVRLQFRWEAFNFFNTPWFGNPGGISFSNLNQLTPDGSRNGEIRSIQTPMRIMQFGLKLSF from the coding sequence ATGACCCGTTTGGCCGGTCTGTTTGTATTCATCACAGCAGCCGCATTCGCCCAGTCCACCACGCAGTCGATTCAGGGCATCGTCATGGACACCTCGGGCCTAGTGGTATCGGGCGCCCGGGTCACCGTCACCAATATCGATACGGGGATCGCACGATCCGCCGAAACCAATGAGACAGGCAATTACACATTTCCGCTCGTGCAGGTGGGCAACTACCAGGTTCGAGCGGAGATGCAGGGATTCAAGACCGAGGAGGCCCGGAACATCCGCGTGGAAACGGCGGCCCAGGTTCGAGTGAACTTCAGCCTCGAGGTGGGCGCGGTGACGGAAGTCGTGGAAGTCGCCGCTTCCGGCATCCTGCTCAACACGGAGAATGCGACGACAGGCGGCGTTATCGAAAATCGCCGGATCGTTGAGCTTCCCCTCAACGGGCGCAACATGCAGAACCTGGCCGTGTTGGTGCCCGGTGTGCAGTTCGGCGCCCGTACCGGACGCGCCGACGGATCGTCGGGATTCCCGATTCCGGGGCAGGGCTTTTCGGTGAGCGCGAACGGTCAGCGCGAAATCCACCAGGTTGTGTCGCTCGACGGCGTGGACGCCAAGGACCCGCGCATCCACATCACCAACTTTGTGCCGTCCATTGAGGCGATCGAGGAGTTCAAGATCCAGACCAACGCCTATTCGGCCGAGTACGGATTCGGCGGCGGGGCGCAGGTCTCGATCACGATGAAGAGCGGCACCAACCAGCTCCGGGGCACGCTGTTCAACTTCCTCCGCAACGACGTCTTCGATGCCGAGAACTACTTTCTGAACTTCGAGCGCCCGGCTGGCGCCGAGCGGCTGAAGAAGAACACGCTGCGCCAGAATCAGTTCGGGCTGGTGCTGAGCGGCCCCGTGTACATTCCGAAACTCTACGACGGCCGGAACAAGACGTTCTGGGCCTTCAACTACGAGGCGCGCCGGACGCGGCAGGGTCAGGTTCAAACGGCCGTGTGGCCGCTCGACGAATTCCGCAACGGCGATTTCTCCCGGATCCAGGCCGGTTATACCGCTAACAACACGTTCGTGCGGCCGACGGTCATCTGGGATCCGGACACCGGAGTGCCGCTGCCGAACAACACGATTCCCCGGTCCCGTCTGCACCCGGGCGCTTTGAACGTGCTCGATCAATTCGTTCCCCGGGCGCAGTTCGTGCAGCAGGATCCGCTCGACTTCACCGCCCGCGCGGCCGTATCCCAGCCGGTGAACGTGAACACCTATTTCGCGCGCGTGGATCACAACTTCTCCGATACGGACCGCGTGTTCGCGCGCCTGGCCTGGGACCGGTCCGATCTCACCCGGGCCAACATCAACCCCAATCTGCCCGTGTTCGTGAACTCGAAAGTCACCAACCTCGCCACGCAGTGGATTCACACTTTCAGTCCGTTCATGATCAACGAACTCCGCGTCGGGTTCAACATCTCCGACGACCTCACGTCGAACCCGCGCACGGACAACACTTCGTTTGACCAGAACGCGCTCGGCGTCGGCCAGTTCCTGATCCCCTCCGACGGCAACCGCCGGCTCACGGCCCGCGAACACGGCATTCCCCGTTTTACCGGGCTGCCGTTCACGCTCCAGGAGCTCACCAACGGCAACGGCTACGACAACATGGACACCATCCAGATCGGTAACCACGTCTCGTGGTTCCGCGGCAAGCACAACCTGAAGATGGGAGCCGAGGTCTACCGGATCTCCATGGAGAGGGGCGCGGCGAATCTCGAGGAAGGTCTGCTCGGATTCTCCGGCAACACCTGCGGGTACGCGCTCGCGTGCTTCCTGATGGGGCGGCCCTCCACGACGCAAACGCCGGAAGGCCTGCCGCTGACCTACCCGCGCGCGAACCGGTTCGGGGCCTACTTCAACGACGACTGGAAGGTCACGTCCCGGTTGACCATCAACTTCGGCCTGCGGTTCGACTACAACGGCTTCCCCAGGGATTCCCAGGGCCTCTGGCGCACGCTCGACATTCCCGGACTTGGGTCCGAGATCGGCCGCGGCGCCGGATACACGAAGCCGGACGGCTCCGTCATCCCGGATGTCTTTCCGGAACGGGTGGATGAGTCCGGCGCGGTCAAACTGGCGCGGCAGCGCAAGGTGCGTTTCGCGATGCCGCGAATCGGAATCGCCTTCCGGCCCACCGAGAAGTGGGTGATCCGCACGGGCGCGGGGTGGTTCGACAACATCAACCACGTGAATACCTGGACCATTTTCAACCTGATGCCGCCGAAGGCAGGCAGCCAGGTCTACCTGACCTCGATGACGCGCGGCCAGACGGTTCAGGTGAATGGCGCCGACGGTAACGACTATTCGGTGGTGACGCAGCGCTACGCGCCGGGAACCAACGTTCTCACTCTCGACGATCCGTTCCTCACGCAGACCTCCGGCCAGCGCGTCGTGCGGCCGATCGACGTCCTGTACCTTCCGCCTGACTACGTGGACGGCGACGTTTGGAAATGGAGCTTCGACATCCAGCGCGAACTGCCGTGGAGCAGCGCCTTCACGATCGGCTACGCCGGCAGCAAGGGCTCCCACATCGGCAACAGCGTCGCCAACTGGAACGACCCGATCCAGCCCGCGGCGACCTTCCTCCAGCAGAACCGGCCCTATCCGGAATTCTTCGACGCCGCCAACTCGCAGTTAGGCGTGCAAGGCGTGGGCCGCATCCGCTACATCGATTCATTCGGAGAATCCTTCTACCACGGCCTCCAGATGAAGTTCGAAAAGCGCGCGACCCGCGGGTTGACCTTCGGAACGGCCTTCACCTACGCCAAGGCCCACGGCGACGGTGAGAATGGCGGCCAGGAAGGCGCGCAGCTCACCAACCCGCGCGATCGCCGCGGCTCCCGCGGACTGTTCAACTTCGACCAGACCAAGCGGCTGGTGACCAACTTCGTTTACGAGCTTCCCGGCCAGAACATCACCGGCCCGGCGAAGTGGGTGCTCGGCGGGTGGCAAGCCAACGGGATCATCACGTTCTCCTCCGGCTTCCCGTTCACCATCGGGCAGGCGGCGTCGGATCTGGCGTTCCCCAACGGCTCCGTCCGGCCAGACGTCATCGGCAATCCGGAGCTGAGCAATCCGACGCGGAAACTCTGGTACAACCCGCAGGCGTATCAGCGGGTGACGTGCCGGGTGCCGTCGCGGCCGGACCTCTGCCGCATCGGCACGAACGGCTACAACACCCTCCGCGGACCGGGCCAGAAGAACCTGGACTTCTCGATGTACAAGAACTTCTTCATCAAGGAGGATGTCCGGCTCCAGTTCCGTTGGGAAGCGTTCAACTTCTTCAACACACCTTGGTTCGGCAATCCGGGCGGCATCAGCTTCTCGAACCTGAACCAGTTGACGCCGGACGGTTCCCGCAACGGCGAGATCCGCTCGATTCAAACGCCCATGAGGATCATGCAGTTCGGCCTCAAGCTGAGCTTCTGA
- a CDS encoding DUF1569 domain-containing protein, translating into MKTLWDDTARASLMTRFEALSADSKPKWGKFNAPQMVQHCLGSIRAFLDELTLTPPTSSILKVGLIRHAVIYWLPFPKGAPTAPELLAPPEGDFPALVGKLRDALGRIAERNRQGPFSPHPAFGQLTNDDVGVLIHKHLNHHLDQFGK; encoded by the coding sequence ATGAAAACCCTTTGGGACGATACCGCAAGAGCGTCGCTCATGACGCGGTTTGAGGCATTGAGCGCCGACTCAAAGCCGAAATGGGGCAAGTTCAACGCCCCCCAGATGGTTCAGCACTGCCTCGGATCGATCCGGGCCTTCCTCGACGAGCTCACGTTGACACCGCCGACATCCTCGATCCTCAAGGTCGGACTCATCCGGCATGCAGTGATCTACTGGCTGCCGTTTCCAAAAGGCGCCCCCACGGCTCCCGAACTGCTCGCCCCCCCTGAAGGGGACTTCCCCGCCCTCGTCGGCAAGCTGCGCGACGCATTGGGGAGGATCGCCGAGCGGAACCGGCAGGGCCCGTTCTCGCCGCACCCGGCTTTCGGGCAGTTGACGAATGATGACGTCGGAGTGTTGATTCACAAGCACTTAAACCATCACCTGGATCAATTTGGGAAGTGA
- a CDS encoding tannase/feruloyl esterase family alpha/beta hydrolase, which translates to MQRAVWLSFLLTGLALAQGQLSQWTPSSGESRSAPKRSCSSLRELTGYDFSVTTAAEEEATQRAPKYCRVRGLVRPEVEFEVALPVDWNGRLLMVGNGGYAGNNLDTPGPVGPRDEAMRLGWVFTRTNTGHDGAREPLGTFAKDRQKLIDYAFRAVHVTAETAKRVAAAYYGSRPKRSYFQGCSTGGRQALMAAQRFPEDFDGISAGAPVLDFTGTMANYVAVQQAFAKAPVSAAKMKLAGEKIYALCDPKDGVRDGVIGDPLGCGFKPAEHLPRCTGAAAAHCFSEGEIRSLEVLYGDQTIGGKRVYPGWPVGAEAVASNGRMGWEGWLVREGGRATQSAFSESFFRYLADPRDSHPTLSIGGLDLDKTAGTNLTWIRSILDATDPDLSQLRQAGGKVLLWFGLADPALNARRAIEYYEEALKVNGAGTKDFFRFFLLPGVFHCGGGPGCDNFPHMAALIDWVERGKAPERLVATKGAAGTVTRSRPLCVYPAAAKYKGSGSTDDAASFDCVGPARQ; encoded by the coding sequence ATGCAACGCGCCGTGTGGCTTTCATTCCTTCTCACCGGGCTGGCCCTCGCGCAGGGCCAGCTCTCTCAGTGGACTCCATCATCCGGAGAATCCAGGTCCGCGCCGAAACGGTCTTGTTCGTCGCTCCGCGAGCTCACCGGATACGACTTCAGCGTAACCACGGCGGCGGAGGAAGAGGCGACGCAGCGCGCACCCAAGTATTGCCGCGTGCGGGGACTCGTGCGGCCGGAGGTGGAATTCGAAGTCGCCCTGCCGGTCGATTGGAACGGGCGGCTCCTGATGGTTGGCAACGGTGGATACGCGGGCAACAACCTCGATACGCCGGGGCCCGTGGGTCCGCGCGACGAGGCGATGCGCCTCGGTTGGGTCTTCACTCGAACGAATACGGGTCACGACGGGGCGCGTGAACCTCTCGGGACCTTCGCGAAGGATCGCCAGAAGCTGATCGATTATGCGTTTCGAGCCGTTCATGTGACCGCGGAGACGGCCAAGCGCGTGGCAGCGGCCTACTACGGGTCGCGCCCGAAGCGTTCGTATTTTCAAGGCTGCTCCACCGGCGGGCGACAGGCGCTCATGGCGGCGCAGCGCTTCCCGGAGGATTTCGACGGCATTTCGGCAGGCGCGCCGGTGCTCGACTTCACCGGCACCATGGCGAACTATGTCGCCGTCCAACAAGCCTTCGCGAAGGCGCCGGTGTCGGCGGCGAAGATGAAGCTAGCGGGTGAGAAAATCTACGCGCTGTGCGATCCGAAGGACGGCGTCCGGGACGGCGTCATCGGCGATCCGTTGGGGTGCGGGTTCAAGCCCGCCGAACACCTGCCACGCTGCACGGGCGCGGCGGCTGCGCACTGCTTCTCGGAGGGCGAGATCCGCTCGCTCGAGGTCCTTTATGGAGACCAGACGATCGGCGGGAAGCGTGTCTACCCGGGCTGGCCCGTGGGGGCCGAGGCAGTGGCTTCGAATGGGCGAATGGGATGGGAAGGCTGGCTTGTCCGCGAGGGAGGCAGAGCCACTCAATCGGCGTTTTCAGAGAGCTTTTTCAGGTACTTGGCTGACCCGCGCGATTCCCACCCGACGCTTTCGATCGGCGGGTTGGACCTGGACAAAACCGCGGGAACGAACCTAACTTGGATCCGGTCCATTTTGGATGCCACCGATCCGGATCTGTCGCAGCTGCGGCAGGCGGGCGGCAAGGTTCTGCTGTGGTTCGGACTGGCCGATCCAGCGTTGAACGCACGGCGCGCGATCGAATATTACGAAGAGGCCTTGAAGGTGAACGGTGCGGGGACAAAGGATTTCTTCCGGTTTTTCCTGCTGCCCGGCGTGTTTCACTGCGGAGGCGGCCCGGGGTGCGACAACTTTCCGCACATGGCGGCGCTCATCGATTGGGTGGAGCGCGGCAAGGCGCCGGAGCGGCTGGTGGCGACCAAAGGCGCTGCCGGGACCGTGACGCGATCACGCCCGTTGTGCGTTTATCCGGCAGCCGCGAAGTACAAAGGTTCGGGCAGCACCGATGACGCAGCGAGCTTCGATTGCGTCGGACCCGCCAGGCAGTGA
- a CDS encoding carboxypeptidase-like regulatory domain-containing protein, whose translation MRQRFLAGAVSVLVSTLCLSGQSTTQSIQGIVSDTSGAVMSSAKVTITNVDTGIARSQDTNQTGNYSFPLVPVGNYDVHVEMQGFKTEEAKAVRVETGAQVRLDFSMEVGSVSEVVEVSAAAVTLNTENPTVGGVIENKRIVDLPLNGRNVTQLAVLVPGVQFGSRTGLGDGLGGFPIPGSGFSVSANGQREIHQVVSLDGVDAKDPRIHITNFVPSIEAIEEFKIQTNAYSAEVGFGGGANVQITMKSGTNKLHGTLFEFVRNDIFDAENYFLNFGLGAGQTRRDKDALRRNQFGFVVSGPVTIPKIYDGRNKTFWAFNMEYRLDRIEAVQQVNFPIDSFRQGDFSKLLSGSINPATGRLFRNPIVIFDAQNGLPFANNVIPRTRLHPGAVNVLDKYVPRARFEPADPLDFTAIGGVNQPTNARTYFARVDHNFSDTDRVFARLAVDRSDRESNDINPNLPVFVDSKVTNLATQWIHTFSPSTINELRIGFNISDDLTSNPRTDDSSFDMDSLGVGEVRVFGDGNRKLTAREHGIPQFNGLPFTLRERTNGNGYDNMDTVQIGDHVSMFRGKHNLKIGGELYRISMERGAANLEEGAFNFGGNESGYAFASFLLGLPNSTQSAEGLPLTFPRANRWGAYINDDWKVSSKMTVNLGLRFDVNGVPVDSQGLWRTLDLPGVDAGIGRGTSYTTSDGRTIPAIFPGKVDESGAVRLFKQRYRFFMPRLGITYRPTEKWVFRMGAGWFDNINHTNTFTIFNLMPPKSGSLLFQSVTDPAQRPSVTGADGQNYSVQTRQYRAGQPILTLNDPFLQRTGGAATVRPVNLLYVPPDYVDGDVWKWSFDIQRELPGQVAFTVGYVGSKGSHVGNSIGTYNQAPPSSNTNIQARRPYQQFFDPATPQLGVQAIGNIRYIDSFGESFYHGLQMKADKRFARGISFGLAYTLSKAHGDGENGGQEGASFQNPLDRRGNRGVFRFDQRHNFVGHYLWELPGQGIRGPAKWIIGGWQMNGIVSLRSGFPFTIGGGDLNTGGTVRPDLVGDAHLSNPTRDLWYNPLAFQRVSCNIPSRPDLCHYGSAGYNILRAPGQHNFDLSMFKNFRVNEQVNVQFRVEAVNAFNTPYFGTPGGIGFTGVDQITPNAPRMGEIRGLTTPMRIMQFGLKLYF comes from the coding sequence ATGCGGCAACGCTTTCTTGCCGGCGCGGTATCCGTGCTGGTGTCTACTCTGTGCCTATCCGGCCAATCCACAACCCAGTCCATTCAGGGCATCGTTTCCGATACCTCCGGCGCGGTGATGTCCAGCGCCAAGGTGACCATCACCAACGTCGACACCGGCATCGCCCGGTCCCAGGACACGAATCAGACCGGCAACTACAGCTTCCCGCTGGTTCCGGTCGGCAACTATGACGTGCACGTCGAGATGCAAGGATTCAAGACCGAGGAGGCCAAAGCGGTGCGCGTCGAAACCGGCGCGCAGGTCCGCCTCGACTTCTCGATGGAAGTCGGTTCAGTGAGCGAAGTGGTCGAAGTTTCGGCGGCGGCGGTCACGCTGAACACCGAAAATCCAACCGTCGGCGGAGTCATCGAGAACAAGCGCATCGTGGACCTGCCGCTGAACGGCCGCAACGTCACGCAGCTTGCCGTGCTGGTGCCGGGTGTCCAATTCGGCAGCCGCACAGGGCTCGGCGACGGGCTCGGCGGGTTCCCGATTCCGGGGTCCGGCTTCTCGGTATCGGCCAACGGGCAGCGGGAGATCCACCAGGTGGTCTCGCTCGACGGCGTGGACGCCAAGGATCCGCGCATCCACATCACCAACTTCGTGCCTTCGATCGAGGCGATCGAGGAATTCAAGATCCAGACCAACGCCTACTCGGCCGAGGTCGGCTTCGGCGGCGGCGCCAACGTCCAGATCACGATGAAGAGCGGCACCAACAAACTCCACGGCACGCTGTTCGAATTCGTGCGCAACGACATCTTCGACGCCGAGAACTACTTCCTCAACTTCGGCCTCGGCGCCGGGCAGACCCGCCGCGACAAGGATGCCCTGCGGCGCAACCAGTTCGGGTTCGTCGTCAGCGGTCCGGTTACGATTCCGAAGATCTACGACGGCCGCAACAAGACGTTTTGGGCCTTCAACATGGAATACCGCCTGGACCGGATCGAAGCCGTCCAGCAGGTGAACTTCCCCATCGACTCGTTCCGCCAGGGTGACTTCTCGAAGCTGCTCTCCGGCTCCATCAACCCCGCCACGGGACGCCTGTTCCGCAACCCGATCGTGATTTTCGACGCGCAGAACGGCCTGCCGTTCGCCAACAACGTGATTCCCCGGACTCGGCTCCATCCGGGCGCCGTGAACGTGCTCGACAAGTACGTGCCCCGGGCGCGGTTCGAGCCGGCCGACCCTCTCGACTTCACGGCGATCGGCGGCGTCAACCAGCCCACTAACGCGCGGACCTATTTCGCCCGGGTGGACCACAACTTTAGCGACACCGACCGCGTGTTCGCCCGGCTCGCCGTCGACCGGTCCGACCGCGAGAGCAACGACATCAACCCCAACCTGCCGGTCTTCGTCGATTCGAAGGTCACCAACCTCGCGACGCAGTGGATCCACACCTTCTCGCCGAGCACCATCAACGAACTCCGCATCGGCTTCAATATCTCCGACGATTTGACTTCGAATCCGCGCACGGACGACTCGAGCTTCGACATGGACTCCCTCGGCGTCGGCGAAGTCCGGGTGTTTGGCGACGGAAACCGCAAACTGACCGCCCGCGAGCACGGCATACCCCAGTTCAACGGCCTGCCGTTCACCCTCCGCGAACGCACCAACGGCAACGGCTACGACAACATGGATACCGTCCAGATCGGAGACCATGTGTCCATGTTCCGCGGCAAGCATAACCTCAAGATTGGCGGTGAACTCTACCGCATCTCCATGGAACGCGGCGCGGCGAACCTCGAGGAGGGCGCCTTCAACTTCGGGGGCAACGAGAGCGGCTACGCGTTCGCTTCATTCCTGCTCGGCCTGCCCAACAGCACGCAGTCGGCCGAGGGTCTCCCGCTGACCTTCCCGAGGGCGAACCGCTGGGGCGCCTACATCAACGATGACTGGAAGGTGTCCAGCAAGATGACAGTCAACCTGGGCCTACGCTTCGACGTTAACGGCGTGCCCGTGGATTCGCAGGGCTTGTGGCGGACGCTCGATTTGCCCGGCGTGGACGCGGGAATCGGCCGCGGCACCAGCTACACCACTTCCGACGGACGCACCATTCCGGCGATCTTCCCGGGGAAGGTGGATGAGTCCGGCGCCGTCCGGCTGTTCAAGCAGCGCTACCGCTTCTTCATGCCGCGCCTCGGAATCACCTACCGGCCCACCGAGAAGTGGGTGTTCCGAATGGGCGCCGGCTGGTTTGACAATATCAACCACACCAATACGTTTACGATCTTCAATTTGATGCCGCCGAAGTCCGGAAGCCTTCTGTTCCAGTCCGTGACCGACCCGGCGCAGCGGCCTAGCGTTACCGGCGCCGACGGGCAGAACTATAGCGTGCAGACTCGGCAATACCGTGCCGGGCAGCCCATTCTGACCCTCAACGATCCCTTCCTCCAACGTACCGGTGGCGCGGCCACGGTGCGTCCGGTGAACCTGCTGTACGTTCCGCCGGACTACGTCGACGGCGACGTGTGGAAGTGGAGCTTCGACATCCAGCGAGAACTCCCCGGACAAGTTGCATTCACGGTCGGCTACGTCGGGTCGAAGGGAAGCCACGTTGGGAATTCGATTGGCACCTACAATCAGGCGCCTCCGTCCTCGAACACGAATATTCAGGCGCGACGTCCGTACCAGCAGTTCTTCGACCCCGCGACGCCGCAGTTGGGCGTACAGGCGATCGGCAACATTCGCTACATCGACAGCTTCGGCGAGTCTTTCTATCACGGGCTGCAGATGAAGGCGGACAAGCGCTTCGCGCGCGGGATCTCGTTCGGTCTCGCCTACACGCTCTCCAAGGCTCACGGCGACGGCGAGAACGGCGGCCAGGAGGGCGCGTCCTTCCAGAATCCGCTGGACCGGCGCGGTAACCGCGGTGTCTTCCGCTTCGACCAGCGGCATAACTTCGTCGGCCACTATCTCTGGGAACTGCCTGGACAGGGCATTCGCGGACCGGCCAAATGGATCATCGGCGGATGGCAGATGAACGGAATCGTCTCGCTTCGCTCGGGCTTCCCGTTCACCATCGGCGGTGGCGATCTCAATACGGGCGGCACCGTGCGGCCGGATCTCGTCGGCGACGCGCACCTTTCAAATCCCACGCGGGACCTTTGGTACAACCCGCTCGCATTCCAACGCGTGAGCTGCAACATTCCGTCGCGTCCGGATCTCTGCCACTACGGCTCGGCCGGCTACAACATCCTCCGCGCCCCGGGACAGCACAACTTCGACTTGTCGATGTTCAAGAACTTCCGCGTCAACGAGCAGGTGAACGTGCAGTTCCGCGTGGAGGCCGTGAACGCGTTCAATACGCCGTATTTCGGCACTCCGGGCGGCATCGGGTTCACCGGCGTCGACCAGATCACGCCCAACGCGCCGCGCATGGGCGAAATCCGGGGCTTGACGACGCCGATGCGCATCATGCAGTTTGGGTTGAAGCTGTATTTCTGA
- a CDS encoding gamma carbonic anhydrase family protein: protein MIRAFRGKVPQIAPSAYVDPSAQVIGDVVLGERASVWPNVSIRGDVHSIRIGDESNIQDNSVLHADFPDFPLNIGNRVTVGHSVVLHGCTIGDGALIGIGAIVLNGANIGEGSVIAAGAVVAEGAQIPAYSMVMGVPGKIRREVTPEERERFRVNADHYLELCDDYRKPE from the coding sequence ATGATTCGAGCATTCCGGGGCAAGGTCCCGCAGATTGCCCCCTCCGCCTACGTTGACCCGAGCGCCCAGGTGATCGGCGATGTCGTTCTCGGCGAGCGCGCGAGTGTCTGGCCGAATGTCTCTATCCGCGGTGACGTCCACTCCATCCGCATCGGCGACGAATCCAACATTCAGGACAACTCCGTGCTCCACGCCGACTTCCCGGATTTCCCCTTGAATATCGGCAACCGCGTCACCGTCGGCCATTCCGTGGTGCTCCACGGGTGCACGATCGGCGACGGGGCTCTGATCGGAATCGGGGCCATCGTGCTAAATGGAGCCAACATCGGCGAGGGTTCGGTGATCGCGGCTGGGGCCGTGGTGGCCGAGGGCGCCCAGATTCCCGCCTACAGCATGGTGATGGGCGTGCCGGGCAAGATCCGGCGCGAAGTCACGCCGGAAGAGCGCGAGCGCTTCCGCGTCAACGCCGACCACTATCTCGAACTCTGCGACGATTACCGGAAGCCGGAATGA
- a CDS encoding terminase family protein, which translates to MQIELNHLLDPARWAADTLGFEPDPIQAEMLRSRAPRILLNCSRQWGKSTVTAAKAVHRALMVPELLVVAMSPSARQTAELLRKMGGFLKACGSPIKGDGDNEMSFLLRNGSRIVGLPGGEAHIRGFSSVGLLIIDEAARVSDASYRAARPMLAVGGGSLLLLSTPFGKRGFFYEAWKSKEAWLRIQARAADCSRIPAAFLEEEKRNLGDTWFRQEYCCEFIDNETRLFSDELIERALDKNLETLF; encoded by the coding sequence ATGCAGATCGAACTCAATCATTTGCTGGATCCGGCCCGATGGGCCGCCGATACACTGGGCTTCGAGCCGGATCCCATACAGGCGGAGATGCTGCGGTCCAGAGCGCCGCGGATCCTGTTGAATTGCAGCCGGCAGTGGGGCAAATCGACGGTGACGGCGGCGAAGGCCGTGCATCGCGCCCTGATGGTGCCGGAATTGTTGGTGGTGGCGATGAGTCCGTCGGCACGGCAGACAGCCGAGCTACTGCGGAAGATGGGCGGGTTCCTGAAAGCCTGCGGGAGCCCGATCAAGGGCGACGGCGACAACGAGATGTCGTTCCTTTTGCGCAACGGCTCTCGGATTGTCGGATTGCCGGGCGGCGAAGCCCACATCCGCGGCTTCTCTTCGGTGGGGCTTCTGATTATTGACGAGGCCGCGCGCGTTTCGGACGCAAGTTACCGGGCGGCGCGGCCGATGCTTGCCGTCGGCGGGGGGAGCCTGTTGCTGCTCTCGACTCCATTCGGCAAGCGCGGATTCTTCTACGAAGCGTGGAAGAGCAAGGAAGCGTGGCTGCGAATCCAGGCGCGAGCGGCAGATTGCAGCCGCATCCCGGCAGCGTTCCTCGAAGAGGAGAAACGAAACCTCGGCGACACTTGGTTCCGGCAGGAATATTGCTGTGAATTTATCGACAACGAGACGCGCTTGTTTTCTGATGAATTGATCGAACGCGCGCTCGACAAGAACCTGGAGACGCTTTTCTGA